DNA from Ignavibacteriales bacterium:
ATCATACCGTGTGCCGCACGAACACGCGGGATTTCATGCTTTAAGAAAAAATCTCTTCCAAGACATAAACGAATTGTTTGATACTGCTCAGTTTGAATCTTTTGCGAAAGTCTTGAAAACGGCCCGTCGTATTCCCAGCTTGGAAAACTTGCTGTCTTCTGAGAATTGTAGCTGTTCATAAAGGCGTTTTCAATCAGAGCAAAACTATTTAGACTTACCGGCACATAGATATTAGCTTCAGCGGGATGGAAACGGTACCAAACATTTCTGTAACCCCAAATTTTTAGTTTTGATAAATCTGCTTCTTTCTCATAAAGCCGTAATGCTTCAGTGATTGCCTGCAGAACTTTATAATGAGTATCCGGTCCGCTTCCTTCGGGATCGAGTGCGACAGTAATAATTGTTGGTTTGAATTTTCTAAATAAATTAAGAACCGGAAGAACATCTCTATCAACTTCCGGATTCTCAGTAAAGATTTCTCCTTGATAAAAACCGAGACGGTGATGTGAAATACTATCTGTATTAAAACCAAAGTGTGCCCATAAAATTTCTTCCTCCCACTCGCGCAGCATTCCTTTTAATTTTTGCACATGGAGAATATCTTTTTTGCCTGGATATTGAGTTCTAAAATAATTTTTTAGTTCGTTCACAATTTCATTTAGTTCATCAAGATTATTCTCGCCGTAACATTCAATTACATTTCTTAATGTTCTTCTCGCCAGCGCTTCTTGTTTAATTGTTCTGCTTCGCGCGGCTAAACCATCAAGATATAAATTCACATCCCGGTTTTTCCCTTCAGGAAACGAAGGCTCAAAATATTTTGTGCTGAATCTTTTTTTAAATTCATCTTTTTCAATATGGTTCTTCAAATTTTCCATAACTTCAAACATATATGCATTTGTAACTGCGGTGAATCCGCTTGTAAGAATTGAGAAGTGATGTTTGTTTGTAGCGTTTCGGACTAAATGAACAATGTAAGGCATGTAGCCAAGCATAATGTCATCATGATGAGGAGCGGTGTGAAGAATTTTTTCGTTCTCGAGTGTCTTAATACCTTTATTAAACCTCTCGAGAACAGTTTTGCTAATAAATTGATTTACCTCCCCAGCATTTTTTTCTGTTTTGTCAATTACCAATCCGCAAAGCCGGTCTGACTTATAATCTTCATTAGATAAGTCAATAACTTGTTTCTGTTTTTCAACAGCAAGATTTATCACAGCTCTCTCAATTGAAAATTGCGAAAGGGCTTTTTCACTTTCCATTTCAGTAAATCGTCTTTCACGTAAACGGAGTGCCGCACCGTTGGTAATGTAGAAACGAGAGTTATTCAGTTTTTGAAGTACAGTGGCTGGATATTGATTCGAATGTGAAGTTTCAATTGAATCACGTATGATATTAGATTTTGATTCTCCCGCCGCAATAATTATTGCGGTAGCATTGGGATTATATGTAATTGTATTGAGGCCAATCGTTATCACTAATCTGTTTCTGGCAATTTCCATTCCACCAAGATCAGTAGCAGCCGCAGCCTGTGTTTCATAATTTGTTTCTATAAGCCGCGTTGTAGAGAAATGATCGCTGCCTTGAATATTAAAACCGATATGTCCATCTGGACCAATCCCGCCGAGAAAAAATCCGATACCACCTAGTTCACGGATTCTTCTTTCGTAATTGGTACAAAATTCATCAACAATTTCTACTGTTCTTTTTTGAAGTCGTTCAAGTTTGCTGCTTGGGTATCGAGCTCGAAGCGAAAGATCAACTTTTTTTTCCGGAAAGATTTGTTCGAGAGGAAGATTCTCAGCAGTTCCAATCTCATTTACATTTATCAAAAGAGATTTTTTTGAATCGAGTCCGAAATTATCAATGTAAAAACGCTGAACATAATAATAAAAACTATTGTGCTGATAAGAATCGATCGGATAGAATTCATCAATCTGCACAAAGTGAAGAGAACCCATATCCGGCTTTATTGAAGTATCAACGCTGAAATTTTTTAACTCTTTCTTTACATTTTCTTCATCCCAACTTTTTAAGTAATGAGTTACTTGTTTGATAAAATATTCGGGCGTCTTTCCAGTCGGTAAAGAAATTACTCCGTCCGGATTATTTTGTACCCATTCCAG
Protein-coding regions in this window:
- a CDS encoding glucosamine-6-phosphate deaminase, translated to MSEFKLSAVEKHFLDLSNKKLIYPPTEKIPVIQVGNFALLGKFTALRFLEWVQNNPDGVISLPTGKTPEYFIKQVTHYLKSWDEENVKKELKNFSVDTSIKPDMGSLHFVQIDEFYPIDSYQHNSFYYYVQRFYIDNFGLDSKKSLLINVNEIGTAENLPLEQIFPEKKVDLSLRARYPSSKLERLQKRTVEIVDEFCTNYERRIRELGGIGFFLGGIGPDGHIGFNIQGSDHFSTTRLIETNYETQAAAATDLGGMEIARNRLVITIGLNTITYNPNATAIIIAAGESKSNIIRDSIETSHSNQYPATVLQKLNNSRFYITNGAALRLRERRFTEMESEKALSQFSIERAVINLAVEKQKQVIDLSNEDYKSDRLCGLVIDKTEKNAGEVNQFISKTVLERFNKGIKTLENEKILHTAPHHDDIMLGYMPYIVHLVRNATNKHHFSILTSGFTAVTNAYMFEVMENLKNHIEKDEFKKRFSTKYFEPSFPEGKNRDVNLYLDGLAARSRTIKQEALARRTLRNVIECYGENNLDELNEIVNELKNYFRTQYPGKKDILHVQKLKGMLREWEEEILWAHFGFNTDSISHHRLGFYQGEIFTENPEVDRDVLPVLNLFRKFKPTIITVALDPEGSGPDTHYKVLQAITEALRLYEKEADLSKLKIWGYRNVWYRFHPAEANIYVPVSLNSFALIENAFMNSYNSQKTASFPSWEYDGPFSRLSQKIQTEQYQTIRLCLGRDFFLKHEIPRVRAAHGMIYLKEMSLEEFYTKSIELKKLTENI